One region of Purpureocillium takamizusanense chromosome 4, complete sequence genomic DNA includes:
- a CDS encoding uncharacterized protein (MEROPS:MER0045095~COG:O~COG:U~EggNog:ENOG503NUM4) encodes MGSFTDPIAPGMAAPTPQPQRRILFLDAYDSFTNNIVSLLKDALGAHVKVHVLHMDLRTLDSDPSPPWTRDEFLARLACFDAVVCGPGPGSPLHDADVGAFKLLWDLPRTLAVPVLGICLGFQSLVEHFGGRIRRLRRGLHGMVREIDHVRDPPADIFDGVPRFKATLYHSLCADVGQDDVPDEAWREARWMPPADTPDLLPLAWTLEPSDDEGTPDERILMAVRHASRPLWGVQYHPESVCTDAAAHGVIKNWFHQALKWNEATRREVDLSVDFSDSLDPSKHTLPGRNATGDVAHCRWWKDMQTGLATQGVKPGYSCRSVRLPDGVDTAEVAEVLGLGGTDTIILDSSSTISGDPLARNSILALDVEQALRLEYRVGEEHVLLRRPATALRGEEMQKIRLSDGQLDPWTPWQVMSEYWRLRRTPDDEASSSTFKGGFMGFVTYEMGLSTLSPGLVLAERGHDRPDICMAWVSKSIVLDHQAGLAHVQCLTTPDVDGEWIDDVVHALQNSDAWLHPGYTAIPPKPRQPNEELLQQVREGKGRLRFSIPEPDRYDSDVSKCQDAIRDGESYELCLTAQTTMTRHSGIDTPHHLRHGADPKAAAQQQQHGTPWQLFRTLRARQPAPFGSFIRLGSATLISSSPERFLSYDPRGLCSMRPMKGTVRKSAEVSTLAAAEKILHVPKEEAENLMIVDLVRHDLYGVCGAGSVSVPDLLRVEEYATVFQMITVVNGQLPAPTSLRYAGTTANNNNITTGLDVLAAALPPGSMTGAPKKRSCEILRGIEPGERSVYAGVVGYLGANGQGDWSVTIRTMFRWDDERDEQAGTEVWRIGAGGAVTTLSTPEGETDEMFTKLCGPLGVFKDVA; translated from the coding sequence ATGGGTAGCTTCACGGATCCGATAGCGCCCGGCATGGCCGCTCCCACGCCGCAGCCCCAGCGCCGGATCCTCTTCCTCGATGCCTACGACTCCTTCACCAACAACATCGTctcgctgctcaaggacgccctcggcgcgcatgTCAAGGTACACGTCCTTCATATGGACCTCCGCACCCTCGACTCGgacccgtcgccgccctggaccCGCGACGAGttcctcgcgcgcctcgcctgcttcgacgccgtcgtctgcggcCCTGGCCCAGGCTCGCCCCTGCACGatgccgacgtcggcgcctTCAAGCTGCTGTGGGACTTGCCGCGCACTCTTGCCGTTCCCGTGCTGGGAATATGCCTCGGCTTCcagagcctcgtcgagcactTTGGCGGACGCATTCGCCGGCTGAGGCGCGGCTTGCACGGCATGGTGCGCGAGATCGACCACGTGAGGGATCCGCCTGCAGACATCTTTGACGGCGTGCCGCGCTTCAAGGCGACGCTGTATCATAGCCTGTGTGCCGACGTGGGCCAGGACGACGTCCCGGACGAGGCGTGGCGCGAGGCGAGatggatgccgcccgccgacacgCCGGATCTGCTGCCCCTCGCATGGACGCTGGAgccgagcgacgacgaggggacACCCGACGAACGCATACTCATGGCGGTGCGGCATGCGAGCCGTCCACTCTGGGGGGTCCAGTATCACCCCGAGTCGGTATGCActgacgccgctgcccacggcGTCATCAAGAACTGGTTCCACCAGGCCCTCAAGTGGAACGAGGCGACACGGCGTGAAGTCGACCTCTCCGTTGACTTTTCCGATAGCCTCGACCCTTCCAAACATACGCTTCCCGGGCGCAACGCCACGGGTGATGTTGCGCATTGCCGGTGGTGGAAGGACATGCAGACGGGCCTAGCGACGCAGGGCGTCAAGCCGGGCTACTCATGCAGGAGCGTCAGGCTCCCCGACGGCGTGGACACGGCTGAGGTGGCTGAGGTACTGGGTCTCGGCGGTACGGACACGATCATCCTGGACTCGTCGAGCACCATCAGCGGAGACCCTCTGGCCCGGAACTCGATCCTGGCCTTGGACGTTGAGCAGGCACTGCGTCTTGAGTACCGGGTCGGCGAGGAacacgtgctgctgcggcggcctgcGACTGCACTTCGTGGCGAGGAGATGCAGAAGATCCGGCTGAGCGACGGGCAGCTCGACCCATGGACGCCCTGGCAAGTCATGTCGGAGTATTGGCGGCTACGGAGGACgccggacgacgaggcatcctcgtcgactttCAAAGGAGGCTTCATGGGCTTCGTCACGTATGAGATGGGCCTGAGCACCTTAAGCCCCGGACTGGTATTGGCAGAGCGCGGCCATGACCGGCCCGACATCTGCATGGCGTGGGTGTCCAAGAGCATTGTGCTCGACCACCAGGCCGGGCTGGCTCACGTTCAGTGCCTCACCACACCTGACGTGGACGGCGAATGGATCGACGACGTTGTCCATGCCCTCCAGAACTCCGACGCGTGGCTGCACCCGGGATACACGGCCATCccgccgaagccgcggcagcccaacgaggagctcctccagcagGTCCGTGAGGGCAAGGGCCGGCTGCGCTTCAGCATCCCCGAGCCGGACCGATACGACAGCGATGTGAGCAAGTGTCAGGACGCcatccgcgacggcgagtcgTACGAGCTGTGCCTCACCGCGCAGACGACCATGACACGGCATTCTGGCATCGACACGCCGCACCACCTGCGTCACGGCGCGGACCCCAAagccgcggcgcagcagcagcagcatggcaCGCCCTGGCAGCTTTTCCGCACCCTGCGCGCACGCCAGCCCGCGCCCTTTGGCTCCTTCATCCGCCTCGGCTCCGCGACGctcatctcctcctcgccggaGCGCTTCCTGTCGTACGACCCGCGCGGGTTGTGCTCGATGCGGCCCATGAAGGGCACCGTGCGCAAGTCAGCCGAGGTgtcgacgctcgccgccgccgagaagatCCTCCATGTGCCCAAGGAAGAGGCCGAGAACCTCATGATCGTGGACCTGGTGCGCCACGACCTCTACGGTGtgtgcggcgccggcagtgTCTCCGTCCCAGAcctgctgcgcgtcgaggagtACGCAACCGTCTTCCAGATGATTACCGTCGTTAATGGGCAGCTTCCTGCCCCGACGAGCCTGCGCTATGCAGGCACCAcagccaacaacaacaacatcaccACAGGGCTGGATGTGCTAGCCGCGGCGCTCCCGCCGGGGAGCATGACGGGCGCGCCCAAGAAGCGCAGCTGCGAGATCCTACGCGGCATCGAGCCCGGCGAGCGGAGCGTCtacgccggcgtcgtggggTACCTGGGCGCCAACGGACAGGGAGACTGGAGCGTCACGATCCGCACCATGTTCCGGTgggacgacgagcgcgacgagcaggccggcaCCGAGGTGTGGCGGatcggcgcgggcggcgcggtcaCCACGCTGAGCACGCccgagggcgagacggacgagatGTTCACAAAGCTGTGCGGGCCGCTGGGCGTCTTCAAGGACGTGGCATAA